One Citrobacter amalonaticus genomic window carries:
- a CDS encoding 6-phospho-beta-glucosidase: protein MAVFPQGFLWGGALAANQAEGAYREGGKGLTTVDMIPHGEHRMPVKLGQEKRFQLRNDEFYPSHQAIDFYHRYKDDIALMAEMGFTVFRTSIAWSRIYPNGDELTPNEEGIAFYRAVFAECKKYGIEPLVTLCHFDVPMHLVTEYGSWRNRKMVEFFTRYARTCFEAFDGLVKYWLTFNEINIMLHSPFSGAGLVFEEGENQDQVKYQAAHHELIASALATKIAHEINPQNQVGCMLAGGNFYPYSCKPEDVWTALEKDRENLFFIDVQARGAYPAYSARVFREKGVVIEKAPEDDAILKNTVDFVSFSYYTSRCASAEMNTKNSSAANVVKSMRNPHIQVSDWGWGIDPLGLRITMNMMYDRYQKPLFLVENGLGAKDEIDADGHINDDYRIRYLREHILAMADAIEDGVPLMGYTTWGCIDLVAASTGEMSKRYGFVYVDRDDTGNGTLARTRKKSFWWYKKVIASNGQDLA, encoded by the coding sequence ATGGCTGTATTTCCGCAAGGATTTTTATGGGGCGGCGCACTGGCCGCCAACCAGGCTGAAGGCGCATACCGGGAGGGCGGCAAAGGGCTGACCACTGTCGATATGATCCCGCACGGCGAGCATCGTATGCCGGTCAAACTGGGACAGGAGAAACGTTTCCAACTGCGGAATGACGAATTTTATCCCAGCCATCAGGCGATCGATTTTTACCATCGCTATAAGGACGATATCGCCCTGATGGCGGAAATGGGCTTCACCGTCTTTCGCACCTCGATTGCCTGGAGCCGTATTTATCCCAACGGCGACGAACTGACGCCTAACGAGGAAGGCATAGCCTTCTATCGCGCGGTGTTTGCCGAGTGCAAAAAGTACGGTATTGAACCGCTGGTGACACTGTGCCACTTCGACGTGCCCATGCATCTGGTTACCGAATACGGCTCCTGGCGTAATCGCAAGATGGTGGAGTTTTTCACCCGCTATGCGCGTACCTGTTTTGAAGCCTTTGACGGCCTGGTGAAATACTGGCTGACCTTCAATGAAATCAACATCATGCTGCACAGCCCGTTCTCCGGCGCGGGGCTGGTGTTTGAAGAGGGGGAAAATCAGGATCAGGTGAAATATCAGGCCGCGCACCATGAGCTGATTGCCAGCGCGCTGGCGACGAAAATCGCCCATGAGATCAACCCGCAGAACCAGGTGGGCTGCATGCTGGCGGGTGGTAATTTTTATCCGTACTCCTGCAAACCGGAAGATGTCTGGACAGCGCTGGAAAAAGATCGGGAAAACCTGTTCTTCATTGACGTACAGGCGCGCGGCGCGTATCCGGCCTACTCTGCCCGTGTGTTTCGCGAGAAAGGCGTGGTGATTGAGAAAGCCCCGGAAGATGATGCAATCCTGAAAAACACTGTCGATTTTGTCTCCTTCAGCTATTACACGTCGCGCTGCGCGTCGGCGGAGATGAACACAAAGAACAGCAGCGCCGCGAACGTGGTGAAGTCAATGCGCAACCCGCACATCCAGGTCAGCGACTGGGGCTGGGGAATCGACCCGCTTGGACTGCGCATCACGATGAATATGATGTACGACCGCTACCAGAAACCGCTGTTCCTGGTGGAAAACGGTCTCGGGGCAAAAGATGAAATCGATGCCGATGGCCACATTAATGACGATTACCGTATTCGCTATTTGCGCGAACACATCCTGGCGATGGCTGACGCCATTGAGGACGGCGTGCCGCTGATGGGTTACACCACCTGGGGCTGTATTGATCTGGTGGCCGCGTCGACGGGTGAGATGAGCAAACGGTATGGGTTCGTCTACGTCGATCGCGATGATACCGGCAACGGTACGCTTGCGCGAACCCGTAAAAAATCGTTCTGGTGGTACAAAAAAGTGATCGCCAGCAACGGCCAGGATCTGGCGTAA
- a CDS encoding SymE family type I addiction module toxin — translation MTIEAGSPEVAIIRPFRRLKVSYVRKRHEDPKTGNTRRYSRHASLTINGDWLEQAGFPTGTIVNVAVMQGKLVIEQVREEQAG, via the coding sequence ATGACTATTGAGGCTGGCAGTCCGGAAGTCGCTATCATCAGGCCGTTTCGTCGTTTAAAGGTGAGCTATGTCAGAAAGCGCCATGAAGATCCGAAAACCGGCAATACGCGCCGCTATAGCCGGCATGCGTCGTTAACCATTAATGGCGACTGGCTGGAACAGGCGGGTTTCCCGACCGGCACCATTGTCAATGTGGCGGTAATGCAGGGGAAATTAGTGATCGAACAGGTGAGAGAAGAACAGGCCGGATGA
- the hycI gene encoding hydrogenase maturation peptidase HycI, whose protein sequence is MTDVLLCVGNSMMGDDGAGPLLAEKCAAQAKGNWVVIDGGSAPENDIVAIRELRPDRLLIVDATDMGLNPGEIRIIDPDDIAEMFMMTTHNMPLNYLVDQLKEDVGEVIFLGIQPDIVGFYYPMTQPVKDAVDTVYQRLDGWEGHGGFAELDAS, encoded by the coding sequence GTGACTGACGTTTTATTGTGTGTTGGCAACAGCATGATGGGGGATGACGGCGCGGGTCCGCTGCTGGCAGAAAAATGCGCGGCGCAGGCGAAAGGCAACTGGGTGGTCATCGACGGAGGCAGTGCGCCGGAAAATGACATCGTGGCCATTCGCGAACTGCGCCCGGATCGTCTGCTGATCGTGGATGCCACCGACATGGGGTTGAATCCCGGCGAGATCCGCATTATCGATCCTGACGATATCGCCGAGATGTTCATGATGACGACCCACAATATGCCGCTGAATTATCTGGTTGATCAGCTTAAAGAAGACGTCGGCGAGGTGATCTTCCTCGGGATTCAGCCAGATATCGTCGGATTCTATTATCCCATGACTCAGCCAGTTAAGGATGCCGTCGACACCGTTTACCAGCGTCTCGACGGCTGGGAGGGCCACGGCGGCTTCGCGGAATTAGACGCGTCGTGA
- a CDS encoding formate hydrogenlyase maturation HycH family protein encodes MSETVVFSQLSRKFIDENDATPAEAQQVVYYSLAIGHHLGIIDCLEAALSCPWEAYLAWIATLEEGSEARRKMEGVPKYGEIVIDFNHVQMLAHAFDRALAVQTPEQQAWSKQMLSMLHDIHQESAIYLMVRRHRD; translated from the coding sequence ATGAGTGAAACGGTGGTGTTCAGTCAACTGAGCCGTAAGTTTATTGATGAGAACGATGCGACGCCCGCAGAGGCGCAGCAGGTTGTCTATTACAGCCTGGCGATTGGTCACCATCTTGGGATCATCGACTGCCTGGAAGCCGCGCTGAGCTGTCCGTGGGAGGCATATCTGGCGTGGATTGCCACGCTGGAAGAGGGCAGCGAGGCCCGTCGGAAGATGGAAGGGGTGCCGAAATACGGCGAGATCGTCATCGATTTTAACCATGTGCAAATGCTGGCGCACGCGTTCGATCGTGCGCTTGCGGTGCAGACCCCGGAGCAGCAGGCATGGAGTAAACAGATGCTCAGCATGCTGCATGATATTCATCAGGAGAGCGCTATTTACCTGATGGTAAGGAGACACCGTGACTGA
- the hycG gene encoding formate hydrogenlyase subunit HycG: MSHLLGPRDANGIPVPMTVDESIASMKASLLKNIKRSAYVYRVDCGGCNGCEIEIFATLSPLFDAERFGIKVVPSPRHADILLFTGAVTRAMRSPALRAWQSAPDPKICISYGACGNSGGIFHDLYCVWGGTDKIVPVDVYIPGCPPTPAATLYGFAMALGLLEQKIHARAPGELDDQPAEILHPDMVQPLRVKVDREARRLAGYRYGRQIADDYLRQLGQGEHQVARWLEAESDPRLTEIVTHLNQVVEEARIR, from the coding sequence ATGAGCCATTTATTAGGTCCGCGTGACGCGAACGGTATTCCGGTACCGATGACGGTGGATGAGTCCATCGCCAGCATGAAGGCGTCATTACTGAAAAACATCAAGCGTTCAGCCTATGTTTACCGCGTGGACTGCGGCGGCTGTAACGGCTGTGAAATTGAAATTTTCGCGACCTTATCACCGTTGTTCGACGCTGAACGCTTCGGTATCAAAGTCGTACCGTCACCGCGTCATGCGGACATTCTGCTATTCACCGGCGCGGTTACCCGTGCAATGCGCTCCCCGGCGCTGCGTGCCTGGCAGTCTGCGCCCGATCCGAAAATCTGTATCTCTTACGGTGCCTGCGGCAACAGCGGCGGTATCTTCCATGACCTGTACTGCGTCTGGGGCGGCACCGACAAAATTGTGCCGGTGGATGTGTATATTCCGGGATGCCCGCCGACGCCTGCGGCAACGCTGTACGGTTTTGCGATGGCGTTGGGCCTGCTGGAGCAGAAAATTCACGCTCGTGCGCCAGGCGAACTGGACGATCAACCAGCGGAAATTCTGCATCCGGACATGGTTCAGCCGCTACGCGTGAAGGTCGATCGCGAGGCGCGTCGACTGGCCGGTTATCGCTATGGACGTCAGATTGCGGATGATTATCTGCGCCAGCTCGGTCAGGGTGAACATCAGGTGGCGCGCTGGCTGGAAGCGGAAAGCGATCCGCGCCTGACCGAGATCGTCACGCACCTGAATCAGGTTGTTGAAGAGGCGCGTATCCGATGA
- the hycF gene encoding formate hydrogenlyase subunit HycF, translated as MFTFIKKVIKTGAPTSSYPLEPIAVDKNFRGKPEHNPQQCIGCAACVNACPSNALTVETDLASGELAWQFNLGRCIFCARCEEVCPTAAIKLSQEYELAVWKKEDFLQQSRFALCNCRVCHRPFAVQKEIDYAIALLKHNGDSRAEHHRESFETCPDCKRQKCLVPSDRIELTRHMKEAS; from the coding sequence ATGTTTACCTTTATCAAAAAAGTCATCAAAACCGGCGCGCCGACTTCGTCTTATCCGCTGGAGCCGATTGCGGTTGATAAAAACTTCCGCGGTAAGCCGGAGCACAACCCGCAGCAGTGCATTGGATGTGCGGCCTGCGTGAATGCCTGCCCGTCGAATGCGTTGACGGTGGAAACCGATCTGGCCAGCGGCGAACTGGCCTGGCAGTTCAACCTCGGACGCTGCATTTTCTGCGCCCGCTGTGAAGAAGTGTGTCCGACGGCGGCGATCAAGCTTTCGCAGGAGTATGAACTGGCGGTGTGGAAGAAAGAGGATTTCCTCCAGCAGTCTCGTTTTGCGCTGTGCAACTGCCGCGTCTGCCATCGTCCTTTCGCTGTCCAGAAAGAGATTGATTACGCCATTGCGCTGCTTAAGCACAACGGCGACAGCCGCGCGGAGCATCACCGCGAAAGCTTTGAGACCTGCCCGGACTGCAAACGTCAGAAATGCCTGGTGCCGTCCGACCGAATTGAACTGACTCGCCATATGAAAGAGGCCAGCTGA
- the hycE gene encoding formate hydrogenlyase subunit HycE: MSEEKLGQQYLAALHQAFPGVVLDEARQTRDQLTITVKVNYLPEVVEFLYYKQGGWLSVLFGNDERQLCGHYAVYYVLSMEQGTKCWITVRVEVDANKLEFPSVTPRVPAAVWGEREVRDMYGLIPVGLPDERRLVLPDDWPDELYPLRKDSMDYRQRPAPTTDAETYEFINELGDKKNNVVPIGPLHVTSDEPGHFRLFVDGENIIDADYRLFYVHRGMEKLAETRMGYNEVTFLSDRVCGICGFAHSTAYTTSVENAMGIVVPERAQMIRAILLEVERLHSHLLNLGLACHFTGFDSGFMQFFRVRETSMKMAEILTGARKTYGLNLIGGIRRDLLKEDMIQTRQLAQQMRRDVQELVDMLLSTPNMEQRTVGIGRLDPEIARDFSNVGPMVRASGHARDTRADHPFVGYGLLPMTVHSEQGCDVISRLKVRINEVYTALNMIDFGLDNLPGGPLMVEGFTYIPHRFALGFSEAPRGDDIHWSMTGDNQKLYRWRCRAATYANWPTLRYMLRGNTVSDAPLIIGSLDPCYSCTDRMTVVDVRKKKSKVVPYKELERYSIERKNSPLK; this comes from the coding sequence ATGTCTGAAGAAAAATTAGGTCAACAATACCTTGCCGCACTGCACCAGGCGTTTCCTGGCGTGGTGCTGGACGAAGCCCGGCAGACCCGGGATCAGCTGACCATCACCGTGAAGGTCAACTATCTGCCGGAAGTGGTCGAATTCCTTTACTACAAGCAGGGCGGGTGGCTCTCCGTACTGTTCGGCAATGATGAACGCCAGTTGTGTGGTCACTACGCGGTGTACTACGTGCTGTCGATGGAGCAGGGCACCAAATGCTGGATTACCGTCCGTGTTGAAGTTGATGCCAATAAGCTGGAATTCCCGTCTGTCACCCCGCGCGTGCCAGCTGCCGTCTGGGGCGAGCGCGAAGTGCGCGACATGTACGGTCTGATCCCGGTCGGTCTGCCGGACGAACGCCGTCTGGTGCTGCCGGATGACTGGCCGGACGAACTCTATCCGTTGCGTAAAGACAGCATGGATTATCGTCAGCGCCCGGCACCGACCACCGATGCGGAAACCTACGAGTTCATCAACGAACTGGGTGACAAAAAAAATAACGTGGTGCCGATTGGCCCGCTGCACGTCACTTCGGATGAACCGGGACACTTCCGCCTGTTTGTTGATGGCGAAAATATTATCGACGCCGATTACCGCCTGTTCTATGTCCATCGCGGCATGGAAAAACTGGCGGAAACCCGGATGGGCTACAACGAAGTCACCTTCCTGTCGGATCGCGTTTGCGGGATCTGCGGCTTTGCCCACAGCACCGCGTATACCACCTCCGTGGAAAACGCGATGGGTATCGTGGTGCCGGAACGCGCGCAGATGATTCGCGCCATTCTGCTGGAGGTGGAGCGTTTGCACTCCCACCTGCTGAACCTCGGTCTGGCCTGTCACTTCACCGGTTTTGACTCCGGTTTTATGCAGTTCTTCCGCGTCCGCGAAACCTCCATGAAGATGGCGGAGATCCTGACCGGGGCGCGTAAGACCTACGGTCTGAACCTGATCGGCGGGATTCGTCGCGATCTGCTGAAAGAGGACATGATCCAGACCCGCCAACTGGCGCAACAGATGCGTCGCGACGTGCAGGAACTGGTGGATATGCTGCTCAGTACGCCGAATATGGAACAGCGTACCGTGGGAATCGGTCGTCTGGATCCAGAGATTGCGCGTGATTTCAGTAACGTTGGGCCGATGGTTCGCGCCAGCGGTCACGCCCGTGACACCCGCGCCGATCACCCGTTTGTCGGTTACGGTCTGCTGCCGATGACGGTTCACAGCGAACAGGGCTGCGACGTGATCTCGCGTCTGAAAGTGCGTATCAACGAAGTGTACACCGCGCTGAATATGATCGACTTCGGTCTGGACAACCTGCCAGGCGGTCCGCTGATGGTGGAAGGCTTCACCTACATTCCGCATCGCTTTGCGCTGGGCTTCTCCGAAGCGCCGCGCGGTGACGATATTCACTGGAGCATGACCGGCGACAACCAGAAGCTGTACCGCTGGCGCTGCCGTGCGGCGACGTATGCCAACTGGCCAACCCTGCGTTACATGCTGCGCGGCAACACCGTTTCTGATGCACCGCTGATTATCGGTAGCCTTGACCCTTGCTACTCCTGTACTGACCGCATGACCGTGGTGGATGTGCGTAAGAAGAAGAGCAAAGTCGTGCCATACAAAGAACTTGAGCGCTACAGCATTGAGCGTAAAAACTCGCCGCTGAAATAA
- a CDS encoding respiratory chain complex I subunit 1 family protein has protein sequence MSVLYPLIQALVLFAAAPLLSGVTRVARARLHNRRGPGVLQEYRDLIKLLGRQSVAPADAGWVFRLTPFVMVGVMLTIATALPVVTVGSPLPQLGDLITLIYLFAITRFFFSIAGLDTGSPFTAIGASREAMLGVLVEPILLLGLWVAAQVAGSTHISNITDTIYHWPAARSIPLILALCACAFATFIEMGKLPFDLAEAEQELQEGPLTEYSGSGFAVLKWGISLKQLVVLQMFVGVFLPWGQMETFSAGGLLLALVIAIVKLLVGVLVIALFENSMARLRFCATSRVTWAGFGFAFLAFVSLLVA, from the coding sequence ATGAGTGTTTTATATCCGTTAATTCAGGCGCTGGTGTTATTTGCCGCTGCGCCGCTGCTATCCGGCGTGACCCGCGTGGCGCGTGCCCGTCTGCATAATCGTCGCGGTCCTGGCGTATTGCAGGAGTATCGCGACCTGATCAAACTGCTGGGCCGCCAGAGCGTCGCGCCAGCGGATGCCGGCTGGGTCTTTCGTCTGACGCCGTTTGTGATGGTGGGCGTTATGCTGACCATCGCCACCGCGCTGCCGGTGGTGACTGTGGGTTCACCGTTGCCGCAACTGGGCGATTTGATCACGTTGATTTATCTGTTCGCCATTACCCGTTTCTTCTTTTCCATTGCTGGTCTGGATACCGGTAGCCCGTTCACGGCGATCGGCGCCAGCCGCGAAGCGATGCTCGGCGTGCTGGTGGAGCCGATCCTGCTGCTGGGACTGTGGGTCGCCGCGCAGGTCGCGGGTTCCACCCATATCAGCAATATCACCGATACGATCTATCACTGGCCAGCAGCCCGCAGCATTCCGCTGATTTTGGCACTCTGCGCCTGTGCGTTCGCCACCTTTATCGAAATGGGCAAACTGCCGTTCGATCTGGCGGAAGCGGAGCAGGAGCTACAGGAAGGACCGCTGACCGAATACAGCGGCAGCGGTTTTGCGGTGCTGAAGTGGGGCATTAGCCTGAAACAGCTGGTGGTTCTGCAAATGTTTGTCGGCGTGTTCCTGCCGTGGGGACAGATGGAAACGTTCAGCGCAGGTGGACTGCTGCTGGCGCTGGTGATTGCCATCGTTAAGCTGCTTGTCGGCGTACTGGTGATTGCCCTGTTTGAAAACAGCATGGCGCGTCTGCGTTTTTGCGCCACTTCACGCGTGACCTGGGCCGGTTTTGGGTTTGCGTTTTTAGCGTTCGTCTCCTTGCTGGTGGCGTGA
- the hycC gene encoding formate hydrogenlyase subunit 3, whose amino-acid sequence MSAISLITSGVAWFAVAAVLAFLFSFHKALSGWVAGVGGAVGSLCTAAAGFSVLINAVAVRGMMPFIGHSVQITPLNAIWLITLGLCGLFVSLYNIDWHRHPQVKANGLLLNLLMAAAVCAVAASNLGTLVVMAEIMALCAVFLTGCSKEGKLWFALGRLGTLLLAIACYLVWQRYGTLELRLLDLRTQELPLGSDIWLLGVAGFGLLAGIIPLHGWVPQAHANASAPAAALFSTVVMKVGLLGILSLSLIGGNAPLWWGVLLLVLGMITAFVGGLYALMEHNIQRLLAYHTLENIGIILLGLGAGVTGIALNQPALIALGLTGGLYHLVNHSLFKSVLFLGAGSIWFRTGHRDIEKLGGIGKRMPVISIAMLVGLMAMAALPPLNGFAGEWVIYQSFFKLGNSGAFIGRLLGPLLAVGLAITGALAVMCMAKVYGVTFLGAPRTKEAENACCAPLLMGVSVVALAICCVLGGVAAPWLLPLLATAVPLPLETANTTVSQPMITLLLIACPLLPFIIMAVFKGNRLPSRSRGTAWVCGYDHEQSMVITAHGFAMPVKEAFAPVLKLRKWLNPVAWVPGWQSAAVPVLFRRLALIELAVLVVIVVSRGA is encoded by the coding sequence ATGAGCGCAATTTCACTGATCACCAGCGGCGTGGCCTGGTTTGCCGTCGCCGCCGTCCTGGCATTTCTGTTCTCTTTTCATAAAGCGCTGAGCGGCTGGGTCGCTGGCGTGGGCGGTGCGGTGGGTAGCTTGTGTACCGCCGCGGCGGGTTTCTCCGTGCTCATCAACGCTGTCGCGGTGCGCGGCATGATGCCGTTTATCGGTCACAGCGTGCAAATCACCCCGCTGAATGCCATCTGGTTGATTACGCTGGGGCTGTGTGGACTGTTCGTCAGTCTGTACAACATCGACTGGCATCGCCATCCGCAGGTGAAAGCTAACGGCCTGCTGCTGAATCTGCTGATGGCCGCGGCGGTGTGCGCGGTTGCCGCCAGCAATCTCGGCACGCTGGTGGTGATGGCGGAAATCATGGCGCTGTGTGCGGTGTTCCTGACCGGATGCAGCAAAGAAGGCAAGCTGTGGTTCGCGCTGGGGCGTCTCGGTACGCTGCTGCTGGCGATTGCCTGCTATCTGGTGTGGCAACGCTACGGCACGCTGGAGTTACGCCTGCTCGATCTGCGCACACAGGAACTGCCGCTGGGTTCTGACATCTGGCTGCTCGGCGTGGCGGGCTTTGGTCTGCTGGCCGGAATTATTCCGCTGCACGGATGGGTGCCGCAGGCACACGCGAACGCCAGCGCCCCGGCGGCGGCGCTGTTCTCCACCGTGGTGATGAAGGTCGGTCTGCTGGGCATTCTCTCGTTATCACTGATTGGCGGTAATGCGCCGCTGTGGTGGGGCGTGCTGCTTCTGGTACTCGGCATGATCACCGCGTTTGTCGGCGGTCTGTATGCGCTGATGGAGCACAATATTCAGCGCCTGCTGGCGTATCACACGCTGGAAAACATCGGCATTATCCTGCTCGGTCTCGGCGCAGGTGTGACCGGGATTGCTCTCAATCAACCGGCGCTGATTGCCCTTGGCCTGACCGGTGGTCTCTATCACCTGGTGAACCACAGCCTGTTCAAAAGCGTACTGTTTCTCGGTGCGGGCAGCATCTGGTTTCGTACCGGACATCGCGATATCGAAAAGCTGGGCGGCATCGGCAAACGCATGCCGGTTATTTCCATTGCGATGCTGGTGGGGCTGATGGCGATGGCTGCACTGCCGCCGCTGAACGGTTTTGCTGGCGAGTGGGTGATCTACCAGTCCTTCTTCAAACTGGGCAACAGCGGCGCGTTTATTGGTCGTCTGTTGGGGCCACTACTGGCGGTCGGACTGGCGATTACCGGTGCGCTGGCGGTGATGTGTATGGCGAAAGTGTATGGCGTTACCTTCCTCGGCGCGCCGCGCACGAAAGAGGCGGAAAACGCCTGCTGTGCGCCTCTCCTGATGGGCGTCAGCGTCGTGGCGCTGGCGATTTGCTGTGTACTCGGCGGGGTTGCCGCGCCGTGGCTGTTGCCGTTGCTGGCAACAGCCGTACCGCTGCCACTGGAAACCGCCAATACCACCGTATCGCAACCTATGATCACGCTGCTGCTGATCGCCTGTCCGCTGCTGCCGTTCATCATCATGGCGGTGTTTAAAGGCAACCGTCTGCCATCGCGTTCACGCGGGACGGCATGGGTCTGCGGTTACGACCACGAGCAGTCGATGGTCATTACCGCGCACGGTTTCGCGATGCCAGTGAAAGAAGCCTTTGCACCGGTTCTCAAACTGCGTAAGTGGCTCAACCCGGTAGCGTGGGTTCCGGGCTGGCAGAGCGCGGCGGTACCGGTGCTGTTCCGCCGCCTGGCGCTGATCGAACTGGCTGTGCTGGTGGTGATTGTGGTTTCACGAGGAGCCTGA
- the hycB gene encoding formate hydrogenlyase subunit HycB: protein MNRFVIADSTLCIGCHTCEAACSETHRQHGLQSMPRLKVMLNEKESAPQLCHHCEDAPCATVCPVNAINRVDGAVQLNESLCVSCKLCGIACPFGAIEFSGSRPLHIPANANTSKAPPAPPAPARVSTLLDWVPGVRAIAVKCDLCSFDEQGPACVRMCPTKALHLVNNMDIARASKRKRELTFNTDFGDLSLFQQAQSGEAK from the coding sequence GTGAATCGTTTTGTAATTGCTGACTCCACGCTCTGTATCGGCTGCCACACCTGTGAGGCCGCCTGTTCAGAGACGCATCGCCAGCACGGCCTACAGTCTATGCCGCGCCTGAAAGTGATGCTGAATGAAAAAGAATCTGCGCCGCAGCTTTGCCACCACTGTGAAGATGCCCCCTGCGCCACCGTGTGTCCGGTTAACGCCATTAACCGGGTGGATGGCGCCGTACAGCTTAATGAAAGCCTGTGCGTAAGCTGCAAACTGTGCGGCATTGCCTGTCCGTTTGGCGCGATCGAATTTTCCGGCAGCCGTCCGCTGCATATCCCGGCCAACGCCAATACGTCGAAAGCGCCGCCTGCGCCACCGGCACCGGCTCGCGTCAGCACGCTGCTGGACTGGGTTCCGGGCGTGCGTGCCATCGCGGTGAAGTGCGATCTGTGCAGCTTCGATGAACAAGGCCCGGCCTGCGTGCGGATGTGTCCGACGAAAGCCCTGCATCTGGTGAACAACATGGATATCGCCCGCGCCAGTAAACGGAAACGTGAGCTGACTTTCAATACCGACTTCGGCGATCTCTCCTTGTTTCAGCAGGCTCAGAGTGGGGAGGCAAAATGA
- the hycA gene encoding formate hydrogenlyase regulator HycA encodes MTIWEISEKAEYIAQRHRRLQDQWHIYCNSLVQGITLSKARLHHAMSCAPDKDLCFVLFEHFRITVTMADGFNSHTIEYYVETKDGEDKQLIAQAQLSIDGKVDERVSNREREQVLEHYLDKIASVYDRLYAAVESGSPINLSQLVARQTPAA; translated from the coding sequence ATGACTATTTGGGAAATAAGCGAAAAAGCCGAATACATCGCGCAGCGGCATCGTCGCCTACAGGACCAGTGGCATATTTACTGCAACTCGCTGGTTCAGGGGATCACCCTGTCGAAAGCGCGTCTGCACCATGCGATGAGCTGCGCGCCGGATAAAGATCTCTGTTTCGTACTGTTCGAACACTTTCGTATCACCGTCACGATGGCGGATGGCTTCAACAGCCACACCATCGAGTATTACGTCGAAACAAAAGATGGCGAAGATAAGCAACTGATTGCACAGGCACAGTTGAGCATTGACGGCAAAGTGGACGAGCGGGTCAGCAACCGTGAGCGTGAGCAGGTGCTGGAACACTATCTCGATAAAATCGCCAGCGTTTATGACCGACTGTATGCCGCTGTCGAAAGCGGGTCGCCGATCAATCTGAGCCAACTGGTGGCGAGACAAACCCCGGCGGCCTGA
- the hypA gene encoding hydrogenase maturation nickel metallochaperone HypA: protein MHEITLCQRALELIEQQAVAHGAKRITGVWLKIGAFSCVETSALSFCFDLVCRGTVAEGCKLHLEEQEAECWCESCQQYVTLLTQRVRRCPQCNSDTLQIVADDGLQIRRIEIDQE from the coding sequence ATGCACGAAATTACCCTTTGCCAGCGGGCACTGGAATTGATCGAACAACAGGCCGTCGCGCACGGCGCAAAACGGATAACTGGGGTCTGGCTCAAAATTGGCGCATTTTCTTGCGTAGAAACCAGCGCTCTCTCCTTTTGTTTTGATCTGGTATGCCGTGGCACCGTTGCGGAAGGTTGTAAACTGCACCTCGAGGAACAAGAAGCCGAATGCTGGTGTGAATCCTGTCAGCAATACGTCACCTTACTGACCCAACGCGTACGCCGCTGTCCGCAATGCAATAGCGACACGTTGCAGATCGTGGCCGATGACGGATTACAGATTCGACGAATAGAAATAGATCAGGAGTGA